The DNA segment TGACCGTGATATTAGTAAGCTTTCCGGCATTTTTGTTACCCATGAGCACAGTGATCATATTAAAGGCATTGGCATCCTTGCACGTAAGTATCATTTACCCGTATTCGCAAATGAAAAAACCTGGCGTGCAATGGAAAGCTCTGTAGGAGCGATCCCAACGGAGCAAAAGTTTGTTTTTGATATGGAAACAGTAAAGAGCTTTGGTGGAACGGATATAGAATCATTTGGCGTCTCTCATGACGCAGCTGAACCGATGTTTTATGTGTTTCATCATTCAGGAAAAAAACTGGTCCTGATTACGGATACAGGTTATGTAAGTGACCGAATGAAGGGGATCATCTCTAACGCCGATGTGTATATTTTTGAATCCAATCACGATGTACAGATGCTCAGGATGGGAAGATATCCTTGGAACATTAAGCGTCGAATTTTAAGCGATGTGGGGCATGTGTCTAATGAAGATGCAGCCTATGCGATGAGTGATGTGGTGGGTGACCAAACTAAACGTGTGTATCTGGCCCATTTAAGTCTTGATAATAATATGAAAGACCTAGCAAAGATGGCCGTGGCTCAAACGTTAGAAAGCCGCGGAATGATCGTCGGAGAACAATTTGACCTTTATGACACAGACCCAAAAACACCAACCATATTAACAGCAGTATAATAATTGTTTCGAAAGAGGCTTCCATTCAGGGAGCTTTTTTGGTATGAAAATAGCTAAGGTTAAATTAAACCTGTTGATTGGAACGGAAGGCACGAAGACTCCTGCGGGAGTAGCGGTCTCGGGAGACCCCGCAGGAGTGAGCGACGAGGAGGCTCCCGGAACGCCCGCTGAAAGCGAAGTGCCTGGAGTGGA comes from the Neobacillus sp. PS2-9 genome and includes:
- a CDS encoding multidrug transporter; protein product: MKIAKVKLNLLIGTEGTKTPAGVAVSGDPAGVSDEEAPGTPAESEVPGVEINRYLLKEPL
- a CDS encoding MBL fold metallo-hydrolase — translated: MSLRYSILASGSTGNALYVESDEHSFLVDAGFSGKQMESLFAQVDRDISKLSGIFVTHEHSDHIKGIGILARKYHLPVFANEKTWRAMESSVGAIPTEQKFVFDMETVKSFGGTDIESFGVSHDAAEPMFYVFHHSGKKLVLITDTGYVSDRMKGIISNADVYIFESNHDVQMLRMGRYPWNIKRRILSDVGHVSNEDAAYAMSDVVGDQTKRVYLAHLSLDNNMKDLAKMAVAQTLESRGMIVGEQFDLYDTDPKTPTILTAV